The window TGGTCGTGTTCTTTTTCGCGTCGGCCGGCGCGAGCAGCGCCTACCTGACGGTGAGCGAGATCTTCCCCATGGAGACCCGCGCGATGTCGATCGCCTTCTTCTACGCGATCGGCACCGCGATCGGTGGCATCACCGGGCCCATCCTGTTCGGCCGCCTCATCGAGAGCGGCAGTCACGCGGTCGCCATCGGGTACTACATCGGCGCCGGACTCATGATCGCCGCGGGGCTCGTGGAGCTGTTCCTCGGTGTCGACGCGGAAGGCAAGTCGCTCGAGGACATCGCGGCGCCGCTCTCGTCGGAGACCCCCGCCCAGCGGCCCACGCGCTGAGGCGGGGTCGGCTATTCGTCTGCGAGGAGTTCCAGCAGGGCGGGCTCGGGAGCGCGTCCGCCGGAGGTGTCGATGACCTCGCCGTTGCGGTAACGGTCGAAGATGCGCGGGTCGATGTAACTGTTGCGGGCGATCGCCGGAGTGTTGCCGAGCGCCGCGGCGGCTTCGTTCACCGCCGCACTGACCCGCTTCTTCCGCTGCGAGTCGCTGCCGGCGACGCCGAGGTCGGCGAGCGCTTCCGCCGCCACGATGGTGCCGTGCAACGTCCGGAAGTCCTTCGCGGTGAACTCGCCACGGGTCTGGCGGCGGATGTACTCGTTGAGCGAGGCGGGACGGATCGTGTGCCAGGTGCGGTCCTTCCACGACAGCAACCGCGAGCGCTGACCGCGGAGCGCCTGGACCTGGCGCAGCAGCTCGGCGAGGTCGGTGTCGCGGATGGTGCTCGTCCACTTCTGCGCCGACTTGGCGGGGAACGTCAGGGTGATGTCGTCGCCGTCGATGACGGCGTGCCGGCAGAGCAGCGTGGTCAGCCCGCGACTGCCGTTCGCGTGCAGGTACTCCTCGCTGCCGATGCGCACGCTGCCGAGGTCGATGATCCGGAAGGCGGCGGCCAGGATGCGGTCGCGGCCGAAGCCCTCCTCGCGCAGGTCCATCGTCACCTTGCGCCGGGCCGACGGCAGGGTCTCGGCGAGCTGTGCGGCGCGTTCGAACTTGAGGCGGTCCTGGTTGAGGCGCCACGCGTCGTGGTACCGGTACTGGCGCCGTCCGGCCTGGTCGGTGCCGACGGCCTGGATGTGCCCGCGCGCGTCGGGCGAGATCCACACGTCCTGCCAGGCGGGCGGCAGCACGAGCGAGCGGATGCGCTCCAGCTCGCGCTCGTCGACGATACGGTTGCCCGCTTCGTCCTCGTACACCGGCCCCTTGTCCGTCATCGTCCGGTGGTAGCCGGGACCGGACGGGTTGCTGCGCTTGAGGCGCGTCACGCGGGCTTCTTCGCAGACTTCTTGGCCGGGGCCTTACGTGTCGTGGTCGAGGAGCTGGAGGTGGAGGACGTCTTGCGGGCGGCGGGCTTCTTCTCCGACGCGTTCGAGGCGGACTTCGACGACGACGACTTCGAGGACGAGGTCTTCGACGACGACGACGACTTCGACGACCGGCTCCGCTCGACGCTGCGCTGCAGCGCCTCCATCAGGTCGATCACCTCGCCTCCGCCCTTCTTCGCCTCCTCCTCCTCGCCGAAGGTGGCGGCGGTGTCGACGCTGTCGCCCTCCTCGAGCTTCGCGTCGATCAGCTTGCGGAGCTCCTCCTGGTACTCGTCGCTGAACTTCTCCGGCTCGAAGTCGCCGGCGAAGCTCTCCATCAGGGCGCTGGACAGCTGGAGCTCGCGGTCGGAGATGCGCGGCGTCTGGTCGAGCGACGGGAAGTCCGCCTCGCGGATCTCGTCGTGCCACAGGAGCGTCTGCAGCACGAGGACGTTGCCGCGCACCCGCAGTGCGGCGAGCCGCGTCTTCTGGCGGAGGGCGAACTCGACGATCGCGGTCCGCTCCTCGTCCTCCAGCGTCTTGCGCAGGAGGGCGTACGCCTTCAGCGACTTGGAGTCGGGCTCCAGGTAGTAGCTGCGGTCGAACATCAGCGGGTCGAGCTGGTCGTTGGGCACGAACTCCACCACGTCGATCTCGCGGCTGCGCTCCGAAGGGAGCGACGCGAGGTCCTCCGGGGTCAGGATCACCGTCCGCTCGCCGTACTCGTACGCCTTCGCGATGTGCTCGTACGGGATGACCTTGCCGTCGATCTCGCAGCGTCGCTGGTAGCGGATGCGTCCGCCGTCCTCGTCGTGCACCTGGTGCAGTGGGACGTCGTGATCCTCAGTTGCGCTGTACACCTTCACCGGGACGTTCACGAGTCCGAAGGTGATGGCGCCCGTCCAAATGGCCCTCATGAGCCCATCGTGTCCGGGGATCAGCCCCTTTTCAAGCATCGATCAGGGAATGCACCGGAACCGGGCGCCCCGGGCGTACCGTGTGGCTATGGCCGCCCAGGACTCCGAGGTCGTCGAGATCGACGGCCGCCGCCTCAAGCTGACCAACCTCGACAAGGTCATGTACCCCGAGACCGGGACGACGAAGGCCGACATCTTCGGGTACTACAACGCCGTCGCCGAGGCGATGATCCCGCACGTGCGGGACCGGATCGCCACCCGGAAGCGCTGGGTGCACGGCGTCGGGACGCCGGACGACCCGGCGGAGGTGTTCTTCCAGAAGAACCTGGACCCCGCATCCACCCCGGACTGGGTGAAGCAGGCGGCCGTCACGCACAAGACGAGCACCAACACCTACCCGCTGGTGAACGACCGCGCGACGCTGATCTGGCTCGCGCAGATCGCGTCCCTCGAGATCCACGTGCCGCAGTGGCGCGTCGACCGCCGCGGCGAGCGCGGCAACCCCGACCGGCTGGTGCTCGACCTCGACCCCGGCGAGGGCGTCACCCTCGCGGACTCCGCGGAGGTCGCCCGCCTGGCGCGCGCCATCCTCACCGACATGGGGCTGGAGCCGTACCCGGTGACCTCCGGCTCCAAGGGCATCCACCTCTACGCGGCGCTCGACGGTTCGCAGACCAGCGACCGCATCTCGGCCGTCGCGCACGAGCTGGCGCGGGCGCTGGAGGCGGACCACCCGGACCTCGTCGTGAGCGACATGAAGAAGTCGCTGCGGGCCGGCAAGGTGCTCGTGGACTGGAGCCAGAACAACGGGGCCAAGACGACGATCGCGCCGTACTCGCTGCGCGGCCGGTTCCAGCCGACCGTCGCGGCCCCCCGCACCTGGCGCGAGCTCGCGTCGAAGGATCTGCGGCACCTCGACTACCGCGAGGTCATGCAGCGCGTGAAGCGCCGCGGCGACCTCCTGGCCGACCTCGACGCGCACGGCGCGGGCGCGCACGCGTCGGAACCGGACCGGCTCTCCACGTACCGCTCCATGCGCGATGCGGGCAAGACGCCGGAACCCGTGCCCGCCGAGCGGCCGGCCGCGCGCGACGGACGCTCGTTCGTCATCCAGGAGCACCACGCCCGCCGCCTGCACTGGGACTTCCGGCTCGAGAACGACGGGGTGCTGGTCAGCTGGGCGCTGCCGAAGGGCACGCCGACCGACACGAAGCAGAACCAC is drawn from Leifsonia shinshuensis and contains these coding sequences:
- a CDS encoding DNA topoisomerase IB, yielding MTRLKRSNPSGPGYHRTMTDKGPVYEDEAGNRIVDERELERIRSLVLPPAWQDVWISPDARGHIQAVGTDQAGRRQYRYHDAWRLNQDRLKFERAAQLAETLPSARRKVTMDLREEGFGRDRILAAAFRIIDLGSVRIGSEEYLHANGSRGLTTLLCRHAVIDGDDITLTFPAKSAQKWTSTIRDTDLAELLRQVQALRGQRSRLLSWKDRTWHTIRPASLNEYIRRQTRGEFTAKDFRTLHGTIVAAEALADLGVAGSDSQRKKRVSAAVNEAAAALGNTPAIARNSYIDPRIFDRYRNGEVIDTSGGRAPEPALLELLADE
- a CDS encoding Ku protein; this translates as MRAIWTGAITFGLVNVPVKVYSATEDHDVPLHQVHDEDGGRIRYQRRCEIDGKVIPYEHIAKAYEYGERTVILTPEDLASLPSERSREIDVVEFVPNDQLDPLMFDRSYYLEPDSKSLKAYALLRKTLEDEERTAIVEFALRQKTRLAALRVRGNVLVLQTLLWHDEIREADFPSLDQTPRISDRELQLSSALMESFAGDFEPEKFSDEYQEELRKLIDAKLEEGDSVDTAATFGEEEEAKKGGGEVIDLMEALQRSVERSRSSKSSSSSKTSSSKSSSSKSASNASEKKPAARKTSSTSSSSTTTRKAPAKKSAKKPA